A genomic window from Salvia splendens isolate huo1 chromosome 11, SspV2, whole genome shotgun sequence includes:
- the LOC121753791 gene encoding auxin response factor 6-like: MMKLPACLNQQSPEGGEKSCLNSELWHACAGPLVSLPSVGSHVVYFPQGHSEQVAVSTNKEVDSQMPNYQSLPAQLICQLHNVTMHADIETDEVYAQMTLQPLNAQEQKDISFHPADLGAASKQPTNYFCKTLTASDTSTHGGFSVPRRAAEKVFPPLDFSQQPPAQELIARDLHNNEWKFRHIFRGQPKRHLLTTGWSVFVSAKRLVAGDSVLFIWNDKNQLLLGIRRANRPQTVMPSSVLSSDSMHLGLLAAAAHAAATYSRYTIFYNPRASPSEFVIPLAKYIKAVHHTRVSVGMRFRMLFETEESSVRRYMGTITGISDSDPARWLNSHWRSVKVGWDESTAGERQPRVSLWEIEPLTTFPMYHSAFPLRLKRPWPSGLPSYAGMKASEMEFNPSLMWLRGDGGMQCLNQGMGVTPWMQPRFDMSMLGMQNDIYQAMSAAAMQDMRVVDPSQQMLSSVMQFQHPQSVGSGSAGYMQQSHCSAPFVQSLQGHSQAMSHSDLLQRQLLRQNSFNDAQIQQRQQQHGNQTQHDIDPQQSQLSSNSQLQSPTMHSMSSMNQSFSESNVKPVGNMSSPLHSLLSSVTQDEASNVLNVLRSSNLLSSSGWPTKRVALDPLSSSLSSQSITPQADQLGLSNAYTTSNPVSLPPFPGRECLMGQEANNDPHNNFLFGVNIDSSSLLMPNGMPNLKAVVSDSDNVTMAFASSSYMTSSGADYQLNPTVTSSSCIDDSGLLMPTENRGNSNTPDRTFVKVHKFGSFGRSLDITKFSSYPELRSELAQMFGLEGELEDPLRSGWQLVFVDRENDVLLLGDDPWQEFVNSVWCIKILSPKEVQEMGKPGLELLNSVPLQRLPVLNGSCDGYGNRQEARNVSTGIPSVGSLDF; the protein is encoded by the exons ATGATGAAACTGCCTGCTTGCTTGAATCAGCAGTCTCCTGAAG GAGGAGAGAAGAGCTGCCTAAATTCTGAACTTTGGCATGCCTGTGCCGGCCCTCTCGTTTCTCTCCCATCTGTCGGAAGCCATGTGGTGTATTTTCCTCAAGGACACAGCGAGCAG GTTGCTGTATCCACGAATAAGGAAGTCGATTCTCAGATGCCTAATTACCAGAGCTTACCTGCTCAGCTCATTTGCCAGCTTCATAACGTGACCATGCAC GCTGACATAGAGACGGACGAGGTGTATGCTCAAATGACCTTGCAACCACTAAATGCA CAAGAGCAGAAAGATATTTCCTTCCATCCAGCAGACTTAGGTGCAGCCAGCAAACAGCCAACCAATTACTTCTGCAAAACTTTGACAGCTAGCGACACAAGTACTCATGGTGGCTTCTCAGTTCCGCGTCGAGCAGCTGAAAAAGTCTTCCCACCGTTG GATTTTTCGCAGCAACCTCCGGCACAAGAGTTGATTGCCCGTGATCTCCATAACAACGAGTGGAAATTCAGACATATATTTCGAG GTCAGCCAAAGAGGCATCTGCTCACAACTGGCTGGAGTGTTTTCGTGAGTGCTAAACGGCTCGTTGCTGGTGATTCAGTTCTTTTCATATG GAACGACAAGAATCAGCTGCTTCTTGGCATTAGACGTGCCAACCGCCCCCAAACAGTCATGCCTTCGTCAGTTTTATCCAGTGATAGCATGCATCTCGGTTTGCTTGCTGCTGCTGCTCATGCAGCTGCAACATATAGCCGTTACACGATATTCTATAATCCCAG GGCAAGTCCATCTGAATTTGTTATACCTCTGGCGAAATACATAAAAGCAGTGCACCATACTCGAGTGTCCGTGGGGATGCGCTTCCGTATGCTGTTTGAAACAGAGGAATCTAGTGTCCGTCG CTACATGGGCACGATAACTGGCATAAGCGACTCGGATCCCGCCAGGTGGTTAAATTCACACTGGCGTTCGGTCAAG GTTGGCTGGGACGAGTCAACAGCTGGGGAGAGGCAGCCGAGAGTTTCACTCTGGGAAATCGAACCTTTAACCACGTTCCCTATGTATCATTCGGCTTTTCCTCTACGACTGAAACGTCCTTGGCCATCAGGTCTCCCCTCATACGCAG GGATGAAGGCTAGTGAGATGGAGTTCAATCCCTCCCTCATGTGGCTTCGTGGAGACGGTGGAATGCAATGCCTGAACCAAGGGATGGGTGTCACGCCGTGGATGCAGCCAAGGTTCGATATGTCAATGCTCGGCATGCAAAATGATATCTATCAAGCCATGTCAGCTGCAGCTATGCAGGATATGAGGGTTGTGGATCCTTCCCAACAGATGCTCTCCTCAGTTATGCAATTCCAGCATCCCCAATCCGTCGGCAGCGGCTCTGCAGGTTATATGCAGCAGTCTCACTGCTCCGCTCCCTTTGTTCAAAGCCTTCAAGGTCACTCTCAGGCAATGTCGCACTCAGACCTCCTCCAGCGACAACTGCTCCGGCAAAACTCGTTCAACGATGCACAGATCCAGCAGCGGCAGCAACAACATGGTAATCAGACGCAGCATGATATTGATCCTCAGCAATCGCAGTTGTCATCAAACTCTCAACTACAGTCTCCGACTATGCACTCGATGTCTTCCATGAATCAGAGCTTTTCAGAGTCGAACGTTAAACCTGTCGGTAACATGAGTTCTCCTCTACACAGCCTGTTGAGTTCGGTCACCCAGGACGAGGCCTCCAACGTCCTTAACGTGTTGAGATCAAGCAACTTGCTATCTTCTAGTGGTTGGCCGACAAAACGGGTCGCTCTCGATCCTCTTTCCAGTAGTCTCTCCTCCCAGAGTATCACGCCGCAGGCTGATCAGTTAGGACTCTCGAACGCATACACAACCAGCAATCCTGTTTCTTTGCCTCCTTTTCCTGGCAGAGAGTGCTTGATGGGGCAAGAAGCGAATAACGATCCCCACAACAACTTCCTCTTTGGAGTTAACATAGATTCCTCCTCCCTTCTCATGCCGAATGGGATGCCAAACCTTAAAGCAGTTGTTAGTGACAGTGATAACGTGACCATGGCCTTCGCCTCTTCCAGCTACATGACTAGCTCTGGTGCTGATTACCAGCTCAACCCTACCGTGACTTCAAGCAGTTGCATTGATGATTCAGGTTTGTTGATGCCTACCGAGAATAGAGGGAATAGCAATACGCCCGATAGAACCTTTGTTAAG GTTCACAAATTTGGCTCGTTTGGAAGGTCGCTTGACATCACCAAATTCAGCAGCTATCCGGAGCTGCGAAGTGAGCTTGCTCAGATGTTTGGCCTCGAAGGCGAATTGGAAGATCCGTTGAGATCAGGCTGGCAGCTTGTATTTGTGGACCGTGAAAACGATGTTCTTCTTCTTGGTGATGACCCCTGGCA GGAGTTCGTAAACAGTGTGTGGTGCATCAAGATCCTGTCGCCGAAAGAGGTGCAGGAGATGGGGAAACCGGGACTGGAACTCCTAAACTCCGTGCCCCTTCAGAGGTTGCCCGTCCTAAACGGCAGTTGTGATGGTTATGGAAACCGGCAAGAGGCGAGGAACGTGAGCACCGGTATACCTTCTGTTGGAAGTCTTGATTTCTGA
- the LOC121753792 gene encoding uncharacterized protein LOC121753792, giving the protein MEYERIHKVQTGILSPSKLRMKLMGPHHQKKKDGSNSNSSRTSPARMEDSEFVKNSLLAAENEDFGEEVSNLEVLQVKSDGVTPDASQGNVNSLQSKELGAKDNGDASRFRMQLTSKGDTGNSSSVHPVRMCEDENLDYDSTSSFEFHKGERSLHHSMTRSFSRPMSSKWNDAEKWIMNKQNVQSNMSKKANIQNQVNRQPATNVVRVVPECTSSENKPWVKRVDFCQSASQAGLGCPESKDLSEVDDSNMPCTKTVTDETTVPTIRSVSMRDMGTEMTPIPSQEPSRSATPVSATTPLRSPTSSIPSTPRRGEPAPTPTEHPIRDSTQNLAEHAKKELSEQEQKLKTRREIVALGVQLGKMNIATWASNDEKDKSNSGNEAIDNDELAQIEYAKRAAAWEEAEKAKHAARYKREEIRIQAWESQQKARLEAEMRQIEAQIEQMKAQAQAKMVKKVAMARQKSEEKRAAAEARKNQQAEKTASQAEYIRQTGRIPSSPFICCGWS; this is encoded by the exons ATGGAGTACGAGCGGATACACAAAGTTCAG ACTGGTATTTTATCTCCGAGTAAGCTGAGGATGAAGCTTATGGGGCCGCAccatcaaaagaaaaaagatggaTCAAACAGTAATTCTTCGAGAACATCTCCTGCTAGGATGGAAGATTCAGAGTTTGTCAAGAACAGCTTGTTGGCAGCCGAAAATGAGGATTTTGGAGAGGAAG TGTCGAATTTAGAGGTTTTGCAAGTTAAGTCTGATGGTGTAACCCCGGATGCTAGCCAAGGAAATGTGAATTCATTGCAGTCGAAGGAGCTCGGAGCAAAGGATAATGGTGACGCTAGTCGTTTTAGAATGCAGCTTACTTCCAAGGGAGATACTGGTAATTCCAGCTCCGTCCACCCTGTTAGAATGTGTGAGGATGAAAACCTTGATTATGATAGCACCTCGAGCTTTGAGTTCCACAAAGGGGAGAGGTCGCTGCACCATTCGATGACAAGATCGTTCTCGAGGCCAATGTCCTCGAAATGGAATGATGCGGAGAAGTGGATTATGAACAAGCAAAATGTGCAATCCAATATGTCAAAGAAGGCCAACATCCAGAATCAGGTGAACAGGCAACCAGCCACAAATGTGGTGAGAGTTGTGCCAGAATGTACGAGTTCTGAGAACAAGCCATGGGTGAAGAGGGTCGATTTTTGCCAATCTGCTTCGCAGGCGGGATTGGGGTGCCCTGAAAGTAAGGATTTATCTGAGGTAGATGATTCAAATATGCCTTGCACCAAGACTGTAACAGACGAAACAACAG TTCCCACCATAAGATCAGTGTCGATGAGAGATATGGGAACAGAAATGACTCCTATTCCGAGCCAAGAGCCATCGAGGAGTGCTACACCAGTAAGTGCAACAACCCCACTCCGCAGCCCAACGTCCTCTATACCTTCTACTCCTCGGAGGGGGGAGCCAGCACCCACGCCAACGGAGCACCCCATCCGCGATTCCACGCAGAACCTGGCTGAACATGCTAAGAAGGAATTGtctgagcaagaacaaaagcTTAAAACGAGAAGGGAGATTGTAGCCTTGGGCGTTCAACTCGGTAAGATGAATATTGCCACTTGGGCAAGCAATGACGAGAAAGATAAGAGTAATTCTGGGAATGAAGCCATAGACAACGATGAGCTCGCACAGATTGAGTATGCAAAACGCGCAGCAGCCTGGGAAGAAGCTGAGAAAGCTAAGCATGCTGCCAG ATATAAACGTGAAGAAATAAGAATTCAGGCATGGGAGAGTCAGCAGAAAGCAAGGCTTGAAGCTGAAATGAGACAAATAGAG GCACAGATCGAGCAAATGAAAGCACAGGCTCAAGCAAAGATGGTGAAGAAGGTAGCAATGGCAAGGCAAAAATCAGAAGAAAAACGAGCTGCAGCAGAAGCTAGAAAAAACCAACAGGCTGAAAAAACTGCGTCGCAGGCAGAATACATCCGCCAAACGGGCCGTATCCCTTCTTCCCCCTTCATCTGCTGTGGTTGGTCATAG
- the LOC121754282 gene encoding uncharacterized protein LOC121754282 gives MACYVPFNSRNLDISFFILRPTIVCADSLIDALKQFSSYTDGLGCVHSSIFTSIHGSMIVWYGAWMKRSDENKQLLIAALISVLTNLVESMAILIDHSFFEAYAGESRDGSPAAKFFTGDVVAMSSAILSGECESNALSFAYAFLAIFKDQFLKMEGAAAGVCFKSKTMPKIVGLVVWKSLHSFYTYVLASDFRNRILPYFDGFAVDIKYDVFRVAYVSAQNGLDQPLQGGLQT, from the exons ATGGCATGTTATGTTCCTTTTAACAGCAGAAATTTGGACATAAGCTTCTTCATATTAAGACCAACAATTGTTTGCGCAGATTCTCTTATTGATGCTCTGAAGCAGTTTTCTTCATACACTGACGGCCTTGGCTGTGTTCATAGTTCTATATTTACTAGTATTCATGGGAGCATG ATTGTATGGTATGGGGCTTGGATGAAGAGGAGTGATGAGAACAAGCAACTCCTAATTGCTGCCCTT ATTTCGGTCCTAACAAATTTGGTCGAAAGCATGGCCATATTAATCGACCACAGCTTCTTCGAAGCATACGCGGGAGAATCGAGAGACGGCTCTCCGGCGGCCAAGTTCTTCACCGGCGACGTGGTGGCGATGAGCTCGGCCATCCTGTCCGGCGAGTGCGAATCCAACGCGTTGAGCTTTGCATACGCATTTCTAGCCATATTTAAAGACCAGTTTCTCAAAATGGAAGGCGCAGCGGCCGGCGTTTGCTTCAAGTCGAAAACCATGCCGAAAATAGTAGGCCTTGTGGTGTGGAAGTCACTGCACTCGTTCTACACGTACGTTTTAGCCTCGGATTTTCGAAACCGGATCCTTCCTTATTTTGATGGATTTGCGGTCGACATCAAGTATGATGTTTTTCGTGTGGCTTATGTTAGTGCTCAAAATGGCCTCGATCAACCACTCCAAGGTGGATTACAGACATGA